The following are encoded together in the Oryzias melastigma strain HK-1 linkage group LG17, ASM292280v2, whole genome shotgun sequence genome:
- the LOC112144321 gene encoding uncharacterized protein LOC112144321, translated as MALLGISPPPAFLQNPGAPTIPLESWIRMFENYVLALADDMEDKRKRALLIHTVGTEAQRIFYTLPDTGDSYAAALQALKTFFIPKLNTVAERNKFRQRAQRVGESTAQYAAALRELVTTCDFGALADDMIRDQIVEKTNNRRIRERLLMEDNLTLQKTLTMSAQIESALAEAKAMATPAGEAVVGMVQGSSTGGGRYRHGHGRPSSKAPPASSQRVPTNGPGFAGKTCYRCGSSTHIASFPKWPAKAATCRKCSKHGHFERVCRSGTVLNKMREVSIEQTDTVKILQVEEEDVTSLNNRLMCKVSMCAPEGPTITVDLLVDTGSAVSILPMHLYQKHYGHIPLSTAKKRLVTYSGQPISVLGCLELTVTCGSSCATVIVYVVSSGNPLLGLDLFNALNLFIKDGQVSAPVLSPTAPPALQHPSAFVQYTAPTTNLEVLQEISDQLGLVTGFAHKVKVRPEVRPVQQVTPSAVCCA; from the coding sequence ATGGCTTTACTTGGAATTTCGCCGCCCCCGGCATTCCTACAGAATCCCGGTGCACCTACGATCCCGCTGGAGTCCTGGATACGTATGTTTGAGAACTACGTGCTGGCGTTAGCCGACGACATGGAGGACAAGAGGAAACGCGCGCTGCTGATTCACACGGTGGGCACGGAAGCTCAGCGCATTTTCTACACTTTGCCGGATACTGGTGACTCCTATGCGGCTGCCCTGCAGGCATTGAAGACGTTTTTTATACCCAAGTTAAATACGGTGGCTGAGAGGAACAAATTTCGTCAGAGGGCTCAGCGTGTCGGTGAGTCGACTGCTCAGTATGCTGCTGCTTTACGAGAGCTCGTTACGACATGCGACTTTGGCGCGTTAGCGGATGACATGATTCGTGATCAAATCGTGGAAAAGACAAATAACAGGAGGATCAGAGAACGCCTGCTTATGGAAGATAACCTTACTCTACAGAAGACTCTTACAATGTCTGCTCAGATTGAAAGTGCCCTGGCTGAGGCGAAGGCTATGGCTACACCAGCCGGTGAAGCTGTGGTTGGCATGGTGCAGGGTTCTTCCACCGGCGGTGGGAGATACAGACACGGTCATGGCCGCCCATCATCTAAAGCACCCCCAGCATCATCACAGAGAGTCCCCACCAACGGTCCTGGGTTTGCCGGTAAGACATGCTACCGCTGTGGATCTTCTACACATATTGCAAGTTTTCCTAAATGGCCCGCTAAAGCAGCCACATGCAGAAAATGCAGTAAACATGGACATTTTGAGAGAGTCTGCAGGAGTGgaactgttttaaataaaatgcggGAAGTGTCGATTGAACAGACCGACACAGTTAAAATCCTACAGGTGGAAGAAGAGGATGTGACCAGCCTTAACAACAGGCTGATGTGCAAAGTCTCTATGTGTGCACCTGAGGGACCTACAATTACTGTTGACTTGCTGGTTGATACTGGATCAGCAGTTTCCATTCTTCCTATGCACCTGTACCAGAAGCATTATGGACACATTCCTCTGtccactgcaaaaaaaagactAGTTACTTATTCTGGACAACCCATCTCTGTACTAGGCTGCTTGGAGCTGACAGTGACATGTGGATCAAGCTGTGCTACCGTAATTGTATACGTGGTGTCAAGTGGAAACCCGCTTTTGGGTTTGGATCTTTTCAATGCTCTGAACCTATTTATCAAAGATGGACAGGTCAGTGCACCAGTACTTTCTCCTACTGCGCCTCCTGCTTTACAACATCCTTCAGCCTTTGTACAGTACACAGCCCCTACCACCAACCTCGAGGTACTTCAAGAAATCTCTGACCAACTGGGGCTAGTGACAGGTTTTGCCCACAAGGTGAAAGTAAGACCTGAAGTTCGCCCTGTCCAGCAAGTTACGCCGTCTGCCGTTTGCTGTGCGTGA